In Thermodesulfovibrionales bacterium, the sequence GTACTATCGGGATCATAGATAATGACAATGTAGAGCTAAGTAATCTCCAAAGGCAGATAGCCCATAGTGTTCATACCCTTGGAATGCCAAAGGTTGAATCAGCAAAGAAGACCTTTGAGGCCCTCAACCCTGATGTAAATATTATTGCAATAAAAGAAAGGATAACAAAGGATAACATAATTGACTTTATCCGGGATTATGATATTGTTGTTGATGGAAGTGATAATTTCCCCACACGCTATCTAGTAAATGATGCCTGTGTAATGCTAGGAAAGCCACTTGTAAGTGGAGCAATCCTGAGATTTGAGGGGCAGGTTACAACCATAATCCCGAAGGAAGGTCATTGTTACAGATGCCTGTTTGAAGAGCCTCCACCGCCTGGTCTTGTACCTACCTGTCAGGAAGCAGGTGTGCTCGGAATCCTTCCAGGTGTGATCGGAGCTTTACAGGCTACCGAGGTTATAAAAATTATACTTGGTAAAGGAGAAATTCTTAAAAATGAGCTTCTCATTTATAATGCGCTGAATACCACTTTCAGAAAGGTAAAGGTTAAGAGAAATCCTGATTGTCCTGTCTGCAGTGACAATCCCAGGATAAAAGAGCTAATAGATTATACAGAAGGATATTGTGCTATCAGATAGGCTCTTTATCAGTCCCCTGGTTTTCATAGAGATGATAGAACATTCAAAAGAGGTTTTTCCAGAAGAGGCCTGTGGCATACTTGCAGGAAGTGCAAACAGGATAAATTATATATTTAAGATGGCAAATGTAGAACATTCTCCTGTTAGTTATCTTATGGATTCAAAAGAACAGTTCATGGTTATGAAGGAGATAAGGCAGAAGGGCCTTGAGATGCTGG encodes:
- the moeB gene encoding molybdopterin-synthase adenylyltransferase MoeB; translated protein: MDFTEEQLQRYSRHIILPEVGGKGQKKLLNAKVFLVGAGGLGCPVGYYLTAAGVGTIGIIDNDNVELSNLQRQIAHSVHTLGMPKVESAKKTFEALNPDVNIIAIKERITKDNIIDFIRDYDIVVDGSDNFPTRYLVNDACVMLGKPLVSGAILRFEGQVTTIIPKEGHCYRCLFEEPPPPGLVPTCQEAGVLGILPGVIGALQATEVIKIILGKGEILKNELLIYNALNTTFRKVKVKRNPDCPVCSDNPRIKELIDYTEGYCAIR
- a CDS encoding M67 family metallopeptidase codes for the protein MLSDRLFISPLVFIEMIEHSKEVFPEEACGILAGSANRINYIFKMANVEHSPVSYLMDSKEQFMVMKEIRQKGLEMLGIYHSHTSSDAYPSGKDIALAFYDVAYVIISLMHENPVVRAFRIQEQKWFKEIELIIG